From the Desulforhopalus sp. genome, one window contains:
- a CDS encoding VOC family protein: protein MIKQAKNTICLWYDGDAEDAARFYAETFPDSCLGAVYRAPGDYPSGKQGDVLTVEFTVMGIPCIGLNGGPAFQHNEAFSFQVATLDQAETDRYWQAIVGNGGQESDCGWCKDKWGVSWQITPIALIKAITNSDPAAAKRAFEAMMQMTKIDIAAIEAACRG from the coding sequence ATGATTAAGCAAGCAAAGAACACGATTTGTCTCTGGTACGATGGCGATGCCGAGGACGCGGCGCGGTTTTACGCCGAGACCTTTCCCGATTCATGCCTTGGCGCTGTGTACCGCGCACCTGGCGACTATCCGTCCGGAAAACAAGGGGATGTGTTGACCGTCGAGTTTACGGTGATGGGGATCCCGTGCATTGGACTAAACGGTGGGCCGGCTTTTCAGCACAACGAAGCCTTCTCGTTTCAGGTCGCAACCCTTGACCAAGCCGAGACCGATCGCTATTGGCAGGCAATCGTCGGCAACGGCGGCCAGGAAAGTGATTGCGGCTGGTGTAAAGATAAATGGGGGGTATCCTGGCAAATTACGCCGATCGCCCTGATAAAGGCGATTACCAATTCCGATCCCGCTGCCGCCAAACGCGCTTTCGAGGCGATGATGCAGATGACCAAGATCGACATCGCGGCAATCGAGGCAGCCTGCCGCGGTTGA
- a CDS encoding TSUP family transporter, which produces MTLYLTLSLASLAVAALTFYSGFGLGTLLMPVFAIFFPVEVAVAATAVVHGANSIFKTIVVGRKADRAVVVRFGLPAIAAAFVGASALAYTADFGHLVEYSLGPHLAVITPVKVVMALLMTVFALFELLPGLRKLTFSGRHLVIGGLLSGFFGGFSGHQGALRSAFLAKAGLSAESFVGTNSVIGFMVDMVRILTYFAAFIAAGTGASMVTDQWPLLMVSALSAFLGVMIGKRFLKKVTMTAIQTLTGFFLLAIALFLGLGII; this is translated from the coding sequence ATGACCCTTTATCTGACCCTCAGCCTTGCCTCGCTCGCCGTGGCGGCACTGACCTTCTATTCCGGCTTTGGTCTCGGCACCCTGTTGATGCCCGTTTTCGCCATCTTTTTTCCGGTGGAGGTGGCGGTTGCCGCAACGGCCGTGGTGCACGGGGCCAACAGTATCTTCAAAACGATAGTGGTCGGCCGCAAAGCGGACCGGGCCGTGGTTGTCCGCTTCGGCCTGCCGGCCATTGCCGCCGCCTTCGTCGGTGCTTCGGCCCTCGCCTATACCGCCGATTTCGGCCATCTCGTCGAATATTCCCTGGGGCCCCATCTTGCGGTGATCACCCCGGTAAAGGTGGTCATGGCTTTATTGATGACGGTCTTCGCCCTGTTCGAACTGCTGCCGGGCCTGCGCAAGCTCACCTTCAGCGGTCGCCATCTGGTGATCGGCGGCCTTCTTTCCGGCTTTTTCGGCGGTTTTTCCGGCCACCAGGGCGCCCTGCGTTCGGCCTTTCTCGCCAAGGCGGGGCTTTCCGCCGAGAGCTTTGTCGGCACCAACTCAGTCATCGGCTTTATGGTGGACATGGTACGGATACTTACCTACTTCGCTGCCTTTATCGCTGCCGGGACAGGTGCCTCAATGGTAACGGACCAATGGCCGCTGCTCATGGTTTCCGCCCTCTCCGCCTTTCTCGGGGTCATGATCGGCAAGCGTTTTTTGAAAAAGGTCACCATGACGGCCATCCAGACCCTGACCGGGTTCTTTCTTCTAGCCATCGCCCTCTTTCTCGGGCTGGGGATTATTTGA
- a CDS encoding PadR family transcriptional regulator: MKTSTDDMTTINKEILLGFWKIHILHHAAEGPVVGQWMLRELQRHGYQVSPGTLYPMLKRMEGHGWLRSEVEAERGPKAPRRYYLTDKGREVLTVVESQLAELLGELQTSS, encoded by the coding sequence ATGAAGACAAGCACAGATGACATGACCACAATCAACAAGGAGATCCTCCTCGGCTTCTGGAAGATCCACATTCTCCACCACGCGGCGGAAGGCCCGGTGGTCGGCCAGTGGATGCTGCGGGAACTGCAGCGGCACGGTTACCAAGTGAGTCCGGGCACCCTCTATCCCATGCTGAAACGGATGGAAGGCCATGGCTGGCTGCGGAGTGAGGTGGAAGCGGAGCGCGGCCCTAAGGCGCCGCGCCGCTATTATCTGACCGACAAGGGGCGGGAGGTCCTGACCGTGGTCGAGTCACAGCTTGCGGAACTGCTCGGGGAGTTGCAAACCAGCTCCTAA
- a CDS encoding pentapeptide repeat-containing protein — protein MDRAETWQRLIELGAAKGTMPYDPFGPWNLSGVDLTKADLSGADLSNVIFRKAILMRTNLAGADLTGADLGESFPVKANFEQAKLSSADLSRACLAEANLSRANLTRASLAHADLSEANLTGANLAGANLAGALLLRTIFSGATLTGCYVYGVSAWGVILEGVKEQSNLLITPPNEPAITIDNLEVAQFVYLLLHSAKIRSVIDTIGMKGVLILGRFNPPERKAVLDAIRNKLRELGFVPIMFDFEKPVQRDFTETIKILAGMSRFIIADITSPKSCPLELQATVPDYKIPFVPIIQEDEKPFSMFQDLTKYPWMFELLKYDSVEKLVAVFKDAIVNPALERAKEFDIRRNQAISNRHVDDYLKGR, from the coding sequence ATGGACAGAGCCGAAACGTGGCAAAGACTTATAGAGTTAGGAGCAGCAAAAGGGACAATGCCCTATGACCCTTTCGGTCCATGGAATCTTTCGGGTGTCGATCTCACCAAAGCTGATCTTAGCGGGGCCGATCTTAGCAATGTTATTTTTAGAAAGGCAATCCTCATGAGAACCAATCTAGCAGGGGCCGACCTAACCGGTGCAGATCTCGGTGAGTCTTTTCCCGTTAAGGCTAATTTTGAACAGGCTAAACTCAGTAGTGCCGATCTCAGTAGGGCCTGTCTCGCAGAGGCCAATCTCAGTAGGGCCAATCTCACAAGAGCCAGTCTCGCACATGCCGATCTCAGCGAAGCCAATCTTACCGGAGCCAATCTCGCCGGAGCCAATCTCGCCGGAGCTTTGCTATTAAGAACGATTTTTTCAGGGGCAACTCTCACCGGTTGTTATGTATACGGCGTTTCAGCTTGGGGAGTAATTTTGGAAGGAGTGAAAGAACAATCAAATCTCCTAATTACTCCACCGAATGAACCTGCAATAACCATTGATAATCTTGAGGTTGCGCAGTTTGTATATCTACTCCTCCACAGCGCAAAAATTCGTTCTGTTATTGATACCATCGGCATGAAAGGGGTTCTTATCCTCGGCCGGTTTAATCCTCCCGAAAGAAAAGCAGTCCTTGATGCTATCCGGAACAAGCTTCGAGAACTTGGCTTCGTACCCATTATGTTCGACTTCGAAAAACCGGTCCAGCGAGACTTCACTGAGACAATCAAAATACTGGCGGGAATGAGTCGTTTCATTATTGCAGATATAACGAGCCCGAAATCATGTCCGCTTGAACTTCAAGCAACTGTTCCTGATTATAAGATACCTTTCGTTCCTATTATCCAAGAAGATGAAAAACCATTTTCTATGTTTCAAGATTTAACAAAATATCCATGGATGTTTGAACTTCTCAAATACGATTCGGTTGAGAAGTTGGTAGCAGTTTTTAAAGATGCCATAGTTAACCCAGCCCTTGAACGTGCTAAAGAATTTGATATCCGAAGAAATCAAGCAATAAGCAACAGGCATGTCGATGATTATTTAAAGGGTAGATAG
- a CDS encoding ATP-binding protein: MHFFHFKGIREEYDSETLRKVILLYVFLGVGCLFLIIMGIIAFVQRAVLLGLADFVTAALGITLLLYLNKTGDEPTCSKVGVLGLGLFFGVLFFIGGVHATAFMWLYTFPLISLYLLGLRQGISLALLLLVYCAGFLAFDLSSDLINVYSRDFAIRFIPSYLMVCLLAFLVEKSRYQTWKSLFDKQQLLAKTVQELQVKETELQESRNNLELRVAERTEDLEKANEQLRVEIEERELAQQERSRLEAELLRAQKMEAIGQLAGGVAHDFNNMLGVIVGYSEMILEQVDSSQPFHAELEEILNASRRSADLTRQLLTFARKQTVEPQVLDLNKTIEGMLNMLRRLIGENIDLMWIPGSDLWPINMDPSQIDQILTNLCVNARDAIGGVGKLTVATKNAIFNQDYCATHAGSLPGEYVTIAVSDTGSGMDEETLTHIFEPFFTTKDIGEGTGLGLATVYGAVKQNNGFINLASEPGQGTTFTICIPRHVETATEARPAPSAEAVVHGDEIVLLVEDEPTLLHMSTSMLERLGYTVLAAGTPSEGIRLANEYPGQIHLLATDVIMPEMNGRELSARLLESRPEMKCLFMSGYPADIIANQGVLIEGVSFLRKPFSKGELAAKVREALES; this comes from the coding sequence ATGCACTTTTTTCATTTCAAGGGGATTCGAGAAGAATACGACAGTGAAACCTTGCGCAAGGTTATCCTGCTGTACGTTTTTCTCGGCGTGGGGTGCCTGTTTCTTATTATCATGGGGATAATCGCCTTCGTGCAACGGGCCGTGTTGCTTGGTCTTGCTGATTTTGTGACGGCCGCCCTCGGTATCACCCTTCTGCTGTACCTCAATAAAACTGGCGACGAGCCAACCTGTTCGAAGGTTGGCGTGCTTGGTTTAGGGCTCTTTTTCGGCGTTCTGTTTTTTATCGGAGGGGTCCATGCCACAGCCTTCATGTGGCTGTATACCTTCCCTCTGATATCTTTGTATCTTCTTGGCCTCCGGCAAGGAATATCGCTCGCCCTCCTTCTTTTGGTCTATTGCGCAGGGTTTCTTGCCTTCGATTTATCCTCCGACTTGATCAATGTTTACAGCCGGGATTTTGCCATCCGTTTTATCCCCAGCTACCTGATGGTTTGTCTTCTGGCCTTTCTTGTGGAAAAAAGCCGCTACCAAACCTGGAAATCCTTGTTCGATAAGCAGCAACTCCTGGCGAAAACCGTGCAGGAGTTACAGGTCAAGGAGACCGAGCTTCAAGAAAGTCGAAACAATCTTGAGTTGCGAGTTGCCGAAAGGACCGAAGATTTAGAAAAGGCCAACGAGCAACTCAGGGTAGAAATTGAGGAACGGGAACTGGCGCAGCAGGAACGCTCTCGTCTCGAAGCAGAACTCCTCAGGGCTCAAAAAATGGAGGCCATCGGTCAGCTGGCAGGTGGAGTCGCCCACGATTTTAACAACATGCTCGGGGTGATCGTTGGGTACTCGGAAATGATCCTTGAGCAGGTCGACTCGTCACAACCGTTTCATGCCGAACTGGAGGAAATTCTCAATGCATCCAGACGCTCCGCCGACCTGACCCGGCAACTGCTGACCTTTGCCCGCAAGCAGACCGTGGAACCCCAGGTTCTTGATCTCAACAAGACCATCGAAGGGATGCTCAATATGCTGCGCCGGCTCATCGGTGAAAACATCGATCTCATGTGGATTCCCGGCTCCGATCTCTGGCCGATCAATATGGACCCATCGCAAATCGACCAGATTCTCACCAATCTCTGCGTCAATGCCCGCGATGCTATCGGCGGTGTCGGTAAACTTACCGTTGCAACGAAAAACGCCATTTTTAACCAGGACTACTGTGCCACTCATGCGGGGTCTCTGCCCGGGGAGTATGTGACTATTGCCGTAAGCGATACCGGCAGCGGCATGGACGAGGAGACCTTGACACACATCTTCGAACCGTTCTTTACGACCAAGGATATCGGCGAGGGAACCGGCCTGGGCCTCGCCACGGTGTACGGGGCAGTGAAGCAGAACAACGGTTTCATCAATCTCGCCAGTGAGCCGGGACAAGGAACAACCTTCACCATCTGTATCCCCCGGCATGTCGAGACGGCCACAGAGGCGCGACCTGCACCATCTGCGGAGGCTGTTGTACATGGCGATGAAATCGTCTTGCTGGTCGAGGATGAGCCGACCCTTTTGCACATGAGCACGTCGATGCTCGAACGCCTGGGCTATACCGTATTGGCGGCAGGTACTCCGAGCGAGGGCATCCGCCTGGCCAATGAATATCCTGGTCAGATACACCTATTGGCAACTGATGTGATCATGCCCGAAATGAACGGCCGTGAACTGTCGGCCCGCTTGCTGGAGAGCCGGCCGGAGATGAAATGTTTGTTCATGTCAGGCTACCCGGCCGATATCATCGCCAATCAGGGGGTGCTGATAGAAGGGGTGTCATTTCTCCGCAAACCTTTTTCTAAAGGTGAACTGGCCGCCAAGGTGCGGGAGGCTTTGGAGAGTTGA
- a CDS encoding TIGR00730 family Rossman fold protein translates to MKSICVFLGSSTGKHPVYMEATAALGRELARRRITCIYGGSCTGLMNQLAESVLESGGKIIGVTVQALKDKEEFHKGLTHLHVMPTMHERKTLMIDLSDGFIILPGGIGTYDEFFEIYTLRQLGFHSKPFGLLNINGFFEPLKQMLDKAGQEGFMKKPYRETIAVTSDPSEIVDLLMAAKGLSL, encoded by the coding sequence ATGAAATCAATATGCGTGTTCCTCGGTTCAAGCACCGGCAAGCACCCGGTCTATATGGAAGCCACCGCCGCCCTCGGCCGTGAACTGGCCAGGCGACGGATTACCTGCATCTATGGTGGGTCCTGCACCGGTCTCATGAACCAGCTTGCCGAGAGTGTCCTTGAGAGCGGAGGAAAAATCATCGGCGTTACTGTCCAGGCCTTGAAAGACAAGGAGGAGTTCCACAAAGGATTGACCCACCTTCATGTCATGCCAACCATGCACGAACGCAAGACACTGATGATTGATCTCTCCGACGGGTTTATCATTCTCCCAGGGGGCATTGGCACCTATGACGAATTTTTCGAAATCTACACCCTCAGGCAGCTGGGATTCCATTCAAAGCCCTTTGGCTTGCTGAACATCAACGGCTTTTTCGAACCCTTGAAGCAGATGCTCGACAAGGCCGGGCAGGAAGGCTTTATGAAGAAGCCGTACCGGGAGACAATCGCCGTAACTTCCGACCCATCGGAGATAGTGGACCTGTTGATGGCCGCCAAGGGGCTTTCCCTGTAG
- a CDS encoding septation protein A encodes MKFLFDFLPILFFFLAYKFFDIYVATAVAIASTFAQVAVIWFNTRKVATMQLVTLAIIVVFGGLTLYLQNELFIKWKPTVINWLFGAAFLATQFFGEQTAIERMMGSALTLPKTIWRRLNLGWVVFFFAVGCANLYVMSHFDSNTWVNFKLFGMLGLTVVFIILQSIFLSRYIKDSGDKPQ; translated from the coding sequence ATGAAATTTCTCTTTGATTTTTTGCCGATTCTGTTCTTCTTTCTGGCCTACAAGTTTTTTGATATCTACGTTGCCACGGCAGTGGCCATTGCCTCGACCTTTGCGCAAGTTGCCGTTATTTGGTTTAATACCCGGAAGGTGGCAACCATGCAGCTGGTGACTCTGGCGATTATCGTCGTCTTCGGCGGACTCACCCTCTACCTGCAGAATGAGCTGTTCATCAAGTGGAAACCAACGGTTATCAACTGGCTGTTCGGCGCGGCCTTTCTTGCCACGCAGTTTTTTGGTGAGCAGACCGCTATTGAGCGGATGATGGGCAGTGCCCTGACCCTGCCAAAAACTATCTGGCGCCGCCTGAACCTCGGCTGGGTGGTGTTTTTTTTCGCCGTTGGTTGTGCCAATCTCTATGTAATGAGCCACTTTGACAGCAATACCTGGGTCAATTTCAAACTCTTTGGTATGCTCGGCCTGACGGTGGTCTTTATTATCCTCCAGTCGATCTTTCTGTCGCGCTACATAAAGGATTCCGGCGACAAACCCCAATAG
- a CDS encoding EAL domain-containing protein: MARYNTLLFWTPSPQGSFLRDAFLKIGFLFSAGFAILFVIFSPVFSIANDAQPLQKVRLQLKWRHQFQFAGYYAAVEKGYFRDAGLEVELIEGRPGITPFAELLSGKVEFAIESPAIITKSQHGIPIVAIAAIFQHSPTIILTRADSGLTSPKSLVGKRIKITPETDPESITMLNRQGVALGSINVFPHDWDLRSLIEGQVDGQTAYITNEPYLMRKAGVEPAIIQPSDYGIDFYGDCIITLAHEVRTHHDRVKAFRRAVQQGWIYAMANPEEIAALILDKYSKEKSFEHLLFEAEAMAALIRPELVEIGHMSRERWKHIADVFLQLGMMDGDFDLSGFLYGDLRDRIEREELQKSRNVLFLWIGIAGVSLFLWLSLVFFNRRLAKEVEKRTESLATSENNFRAFFEMASVGVGQVEVSTGRFVRVNKKYCDILGYTAEELQRLSYTDITHPDDVGRQETNLARLKSGEIAEFTMEKRYFRKNKELVWGLLTVSPLWSENQTPTHFLVVLRDITVRKSAEEHLVFASKVFDNSIEGIVVTDAAGKILQVNSAFTIITGYSAEEAIGKNPRILKSDKHPAEFYRDMWEKITGEGKWAGEIWNRRKNGEAYPEWLTISAVRNQGGKITNFVSLFHDISENFQQKEALKYQAQHDALTGLPNRVLMADRLETALAKLSRSNYKLALLYFDLDNFKYVNDAFGHTAGDDLLIELARRLSVVIRSGDTLARLGGDEFLILLTDVDSINTVSYVAARIIESLGKPFHHRDVEFVVSASIGITFAPDDGVDAVTLVKNADIAMYRAKGLGKNTYTFFTAELDRQSHNRIAMESKLRKAIENYEFQLYYQPLVDSTDGRIVGAEALIRWHSEGSVIAPWQFIPIAEESGLIISLGEWIIIEAAKQAKRWHDAGFDIAISINISSRQFRGQDLVALLRNMYQFVGLVPGQLYFEVTESMLIGDFKHTQKTMGDLRELGMRFYLDDFGTGYSSLSYLQKLPIDGLKIDKSFINDIVENTESRAIAAAVVSLAKTLNLAIVAEGVETNDQRRVLTEISEMLIQGYLVSRPVPAAEFEALLRRGNFPWE, encoded by the coding sequence ATGGCAAGGTATAACACACTGCTGTTCTGGACTCCCAGTCCTCAGGGGTCTTTTCTCAGAGATGCCTTCTTGAAGATCGGTTTTCTTTTCTCTGCCGGATTCGCAATTCTTTTTGTAATATTTTCTCCTGTGTTTTCAATTGCTAATGATGCTCAACCGTTACAGAAGGTACGGTTGCAGCTGAAATGGCGGCACCAGTTTCAGTTTGCCGGGTATTACGCAGCCGTGGAGAAAGGCTACTTCCGCGATGCCGGACTGGAGGTTGAGCTTATCGAGGGCAGGCCCGGTATAACGCCATTTGCCGAACTCTTATCGGGCAAGGTTGAATTTGCAATCGAGTCACCGGCCATCATCACCAAGAGCCAGCATGGCATTCCCATCGTTGCCATCGCCGCCATCTTTCAGCATTCGCCGACTATCATCCTCACCAGGGCCGACAGCGGCCTGACCTCCCCGAAAAGCCTTGTCGGCAAACGTATAAAAATCACCCCTGAAACCGATCCGGAAAGCATTACGATGTTGAACCGGCAGGGAGTGGCGCTGGGGTCGATCAATGTATTTCCCCACGACTGGGACCTTCGGTCGTTGATTGAGGGGCAGGTTGACGGCCAAACCGCCTACATCACCAACGAGCCGTATCTCATGCGAAAAGCCGGGGTCGAGCCTGCCATTATTCAGCCAAGCGATTATGGCATAGACTTTTACGGCGATTGCATCATTACCCTCGCCCATGAAGTACGAACCCATCACGACCGCGTCAAGGCCTTTCGCAGAGCAGTACAGCAGGGATGGATATACGCCATGGCCAATCCCGAAGAAATTGCCGCCTTGATCCTCGACAAATACTCGAAGGAAAAATCATTTGAGCACCTGCTCTTCGAGGCAGAGGCCATGGCTGCCCTCATCCGCCCTGAACTTGTCGAGATTGGCCATATGAGCCGGGAACGGTGGAAACATATCGCCGATGTCTTTCTGCAGCTTGGTATGATGGATGGCGATTTCGATCTGTCCGGTTTTTTATACGGCGACCTGCGGGACCGGATTGAAAGAGAAGAATTGCAGAAGTCGCGTAATGTCCTGTTCTTGTGGATAGGTATCGCGGGAGTGAGTCTCTTCCTGTGGCTCAGCCTGGTCTTTTTTAACCGAAGACTTGCCAAGGAGGTTGAGAAACGTACCGAATCCCTTGCCACCAGCGAGAATAATTTTCGGGCTTTTTTTGAGATGGCCAGTGTCGGGGTGGGGCAGGTCGAGGTCTCGACAGGCAGATTTGTCCGGGTTAATAAGAAATACTGCGATATCCTGGGCTATACCGCCGAGGAGCTGCAAAGACTTTCCTATACCGATATCACCCATCCGGATGATGTTGGAAGGCAAGAGACCAATCTGGCGCGTCTTAAGTCTGGCGAAATTGCCGAATTTACGATGGAAAAGCGGTATTTCCGAAAAAACAAAGAACTGGTGTGGGGCTTGCTCACCGTTTCGCCGCTGTGGAGCGAAAATCAAACCCCCACTCATTTTTTGGTGGTGCTGAGAGATATTACTGTCAGGAAGAGTGCTGAAGAGCATCTGGTATTCGCTTCAAAGGTCTTTGACAATTCCATAGAAGGTATTGTTGTCACCGATGCTGCCGGGAAAATTCTCCAGGTCAACTCAGCTTTTACCATAATAACCGGCTATAGCGCCGAAGAAGCCATAGGGAAAAATCCCCGGATACTGAAATCGGACAAGCATCCTGCCGAATTTTACCGGGACATGTGGGAAAAGATCACCGGTGAGGGGAAATGGGCGGGTGAAATATGGAACCGGAGAAAAAATGGCGAGGCCTATCCTGAATGGCTGACAATAAGCGCCGTGCGCAATCAAGGCGGCAAAATAACCAATTTTGTTTCACTCTTTCACGATATCTCGGAGAACTTTCAACAAAAAGAGGCTCTTAAATATCAGGCCCAGCACGACGCCCTGACCGGATTGCCAAATCGCGTTCTTATGGCTGATCGTCTGGAGACGGCCCTGGCGAAATTGTCGCGTTCCAATTACAAACTGGCCCTGTTGTATTTTGATCTCGATAATTTCAAGTATGTCAACGATGCCTTCGGCCATACCGCCGGTGATGATTTACTTATAGAACTGGCGAGGCGTCTTTCGGTGGTCATTCGTTCAGGAGATACCCTGGCGAGGCTTGGCGGCGATGAATTTCTCATTTTACTTACCGATGTCGACAGCATCAACACCGTAAGCTACGTGGCGGCGCGGATCATCGAGAGCCTGGGAAAACCCTTTCATCACCGGGACGTGGAGTTCGTTGTGTCGGCCAGCATCGGTATCACCTTTGCGCCGGATGACGGCGTCGATGCCGTAACCCTGGTGAAGAACGCCGATATTGCCATGTACAGGGCCAAGGGGCTCGGCAAAAATACCTACACATTTTTTACCGCCGAGCTCGATCGCCAGTCGCATAACCGGATCGCCATGGAATCGAAATTGCGAAAGGCAATCGAAAACTACGAATTCCAGCTGTATTATCAACCTCTTGTCGACAGCACCGACGGCAGGATTGTCGGCGCGGAGGCGCTGATCAGGTGGCACAGTGAGGGTTCGGTAATCGCCCCTTGGCAATTCATACCCATAGCGGAAGAATCCGGGCTGATCATCAGTCTCGGCGAATGGATCATCATCGAAGCGGCAAAACAGGCAAAACGATGGCATGATGCCGGCTTTGACATTGCCATATCAATCAACATTTCCTCACGGCAGTTTCGCGGTCAGGATCTGGTGGCGCTGCTCCGCAATATGTATCAGTTCGTCGGCCTGGTTCCCGGGCAACTCTATTTTGAAGTCACCGAATCCATGCTCATCGGCGATTTTAAACATACTCAAAAGACAATGGGCGATTTGCGCGAACTCGGGATGAGGTTCTATCTCGATGATTTCGGCACCGGCTATTCATCGCTGTCGTATTTGCAAAAATTGCCCATCGACGGCCTGAAAATTGATAAATCCTTTATCAACGATATCGTCGAAAACACCGAGAGCAGGGCGATTGCCGCGGCGGTGGTGTCCCTGGCGAAAACCCTTAACCTGGCCATCGTCGCCGAGGGCGTTGAAACCAACGACCAGAGGCGGGTATTGACAGAAATCAGTGAGATGCTCATTCAGGGATACCTTGTCAGCCGCCCGGTGCCGGCGGCTGAGTTTGAGGCGCTACTGCGGCGGGGCAATTTTCCCTGGGAGTAA
- a CDS encoding DUF1667 domain-containing protein, producing MKSQVELVCISCPMGCQMQLDIEDGVIKAIEGNKCKIGPKYAKQEFADPRRMLSTTIACKNGLWPRLPVKTAEAIPKAMMRQIAGSLHGLTVTAPVEIGAVIVENVGGTGINVVATRSMPKAGAETGGR from the coding sequence ATGAAGAGCCAAGTGGAACTGGTATGCATAAGCTGCCCCATGGGCTGTCAGATGCAGCTTGATATTGAGGATGGGGTCATCAAGGCGATTGAGGGCAACAAGTGCAAGATCGGCCCGAAATACGCCAAACAGGAATTCGCTGATCCGCGGCGCATGCTGTCTACCACCATTGCCTGTAAAAACGGCTTATGGCCGAGATTGCCGGTGAAAACCGCCGAAGCCATTCCCAAGGCCATGATGCGTCAAATCGCCGGCAGTCTGCACGGTCTGACGGTTACGGCGCCGGTTGAGATCGGCGCGGTCATTGTCGAAAACGTCGGCGGCACCGGCATCAATGTCGTCGCCACCCGCTCCATGCCCAAGGCCGGAGCGGAGACGGGCGGCAGGTAA
- a CDS encoding NAD(P)/FAD-dependent oxidoreductase yields MTVLKARYDVVVVGGGPAGLAAAIGARDAGCGEILIVDREKEMGGILNQCIHSGFGLHNFKEELTGPEYADRFIRRVYAEPGIEILPESFILDISPDLQVTLMGGTVGLSEIKAGAVVLAMGARERSRGAIRTPGFRPAGVMTAGLAQRMVNIEGLLPGRRIAILGSGDIGLIMARRLSLEGCEVTGVYEIMPYCNGLTRNVVQCLKDFDIPLHLSTTMAFIHGRDRVKKVTVAPVAGDFQPFMDRAWDVDCDTILMSIGLIPENELSRQLRLQMDPITGGPRVSSTLETSLPGVFACGNVLHIHDLVDNVSEEALRAGAFAGELAQNRRRPQDNIILQAGDNVRYCLPHTLSPDRENSIYLRCIHPQKDCILRLGNFFEKPLRLVIPSEMIRLTIGPEVLERFYGTALRIDIVAKEDA; encoded by the coding sequence ATGACCGTTTTGAAAGCGCGTTATGATGTGGTGGTGGTCGGCGGCGGACCGGCCGGCCTGGCTGCGGCAATCGGGGCCCGGGACGCGGGCTGCGGCGAGATCCTCATTGTCGACCGGGAAAAAGAGATGGGCGGCATCCTCAACCAGTGTATCCACTCCGGCTTCGGTCTACATAATTTCAAGGAGGAGCTGACCGGGCCGGAGTATGCCGACCGCTTTATTCGCCGCGTCTACGCCGAGCCGGGGATAGAGATTCTTCCCGAATCCTTCATTCTCGACATCTCCCCGGATCTGCAGGTGACCCTGATGGGCGGCACCGTCGGCCTCTCGGAGATCAAGGCCGGTGCCGTCGTTCTGGCCATGGGCGCCAGGGAGCGCTCCCGCGGCGCCATCCGCACCCCCGGCTTTCGCCCGGCAGGGGTCATGACCGCCGGTCTTGCCCAGCGGATGGTCAATATCGAGGGCCTGTTGCCGGGTAGGCGCATCGCCATCCTCGGATCAGGCGACATCGGCCTGATCATGGCCCGCCGCCTTTCTCTCGAAGGCTGTGAGGTCACCGGGGTCTACGAGATCATGCCGTACTGCAACGGCCTGACCCGCAACGTCGTGCAATGCCTGAAGGACTTTGACATCCCACTGCATCTTTCGACGACCATGGCCTTTATTCACGGCCGCGACCGGGTCAAGAAGGTCACCGTCGCCCCGGTGGCGGGCGATTTCCAGCCGTTCATGGACAGAGCATGGGATGTCGATTGCGACACCATCCTCATGTCCATAGGCCTGATCCCCGAGAACGAGCTATCGCGGCAACTGCGCCTGCAGATGGACCCCATTACCGGTGGTCCTCGGGTTTCCAGCACCCTGGAGACCTCCCTGCCGGGGGTCTTCGCCTGCGGCAATGTCCTGCATATTCACGACCTCGTCGACAACGTCAGCGAAGAGGCGCTGCGGGCGGGGGCCTTTGCCGGGGAGCTGGCCCAGAACAGGCGCCGCCCCCAGGACAATATCATTCTCCAGGCCGGCGACAACGTCCGCTACTGCCTGCCGCACACCCTCTCGCCCGACCGGGAAAATTCGATCTATCTGCGCTGCATTCATCCGCAGAAGGATTGCATCCTCCGTCTCGGCAATTTCTTTGAAAAACCGCTGCGGCTGGTCATTCCCTCGGAGATGATCCGCCTGACAATAGGACCGGAAGTCCTTGAGCGCTTTTATGGAACTGCCTTACGGATAGATATCGTCGCCAAGGAGGATGCGTGA